ATTGGTCGGTTCCCCTGCCTGAAACTGGCCCGCGAGGCCGGCGTGGCCGGCGGCACCGCCCCGGTCGTCCTGAACGCGGCCAACGAGATCGCGGTGGCCGCCCTGCTGGCCGGGCGTCTACGTTATGTGGACATCCCCGGCGTCATTGCCGATACACTGGCGCGCCTGCCCCACGGACCGGTCCTCGACCTGTCCGCGGCGCTGGACGCCGATGCCCGGGCCCGCACGGAGGCGGCCGTCCAGGTGGACGCCCGTGCCGCTGCCGGCCATTAAGGTCGTTCGCTTGAGCAGCACACTCCCGATCACCATTTTCGCCTTCCTCGTCACGCTGGGGCTGGTGGTGATCGTCCATGAACTCGGCCACTTCCTGACCTGCAAGCTGTTCGGCGTCTATGTCAAGACGTTCTCCATCGGCATCGGTCCCAAGCTCCTGCGCAAGCGCTGGGGCGAGACCGAGTACGCCCTGTCGGCCATCCCGTTCGGCGGCTACGTGAAGATGGCGGGCGAGGGGTTGATGGAGGAGATCCAGGACACCGGCACCTGGCAGGAACGCAAGTATCCGCTGGGCACGCAGGAGGGCAACGCCGAGGCCGCCGGCCAGGACGACCACATCCCGCCGCACCGCCATTTCTTCAGCAAGCCCGCGTGGCAGCGCCTGCTGGTGTTCATCGCCGGTCCGTTGGCGAACCTCGTGCTCGCGTTCGTGCTCTACACCGGGCTGGTGCTCGGGAACGGCCTGCAGAACATCCCCTTCACCCGGGTAGGCCAGGTGCACGAGGCCTCGCCGGCGGCGACGGCCGGCTTCCTGGTGGGCGACCGCATCACGGCCGTCGCCGGCGTGCCGGTCGACAACTGGGGCGACATCGAGGACGCCGTGGTGCCTGCCGCCAATCGGCAGGCGAGCACCACGCCACCGGTAGCCGTCACCGTCGAGCGCGACGGAGCCATCGTTGTCCTGCAACTGCAGCCGACCTTCGCCACCGAGGCGGGTGGCTGGAACGTGGGGCTGGAGCCGTGGAACACGACGGTCGGCCTGGTGCAGAAGGGTGGACCGGCCGACAAGCTGGGCCTTCGCGAAGGTGACATCATCGTCTCGGTCAACGGGCAGACGGTGACCGCCTTCAGCCAGATCGCCGGCATCATCAATGAACGACCGGCCGAGCCGACCGAGGTGGTCTGGGAGCGCGACGGCCGGCAGCTCAGCGGGCAGGTCACGCCCGAGCAGACCGAAGTGGCTCCGGGCGAGAACAAGGGCCGCATTTTCCTGGAGCCGTACTTCTCCTACGACAAGGTCGGCTTCGGGCAGGGGATCCAGCTGGGTTGGCAGCGCACGTCGGACACCATCAAGGTCACTCTGGGCGTGCTCGGCGATTTCGTGAAGCGCAAGCTGGGGCTGGACGCGGTGGGTGGTCCGCTGCGCATCGGGCAGGCGGCGGGAGAGATGCTGCGCTGGAGCTTCTCGCACCTGATGTACTTCGTCGCCTTCTTCTCGATCAACCTGTTCCTGCTGAACCTCATGCCCATCCCGGTGCTCGACGGCGGCCACGTGCTGTTCCTGCTGCTTGAAGTGGCGCGGGGCGGCAAGCCGGTGCCCGAACGGATGCAGGCGATCGCCACGCAGGTCGGGCTGATCATCCTGCTGCTGTTCATGACCTTCGTGGTCGTGCTCGACGTGTGGAAGGTGACCGGGCACTAGGAGCCGCGGGGCGCGGGCGAAACGGTCCCGGCGTCAGTCGTCGCCGCGACCGCGGGAAGCGCCGGGAAAGCCTGCACCCGGGACACTGTCTGCGGGTGCGGGCCACGCCGCGTCGATGGCGCGGCGACCGCCGAGGCGCAGCAGCGAATCCTGTTCCGCTGCGAGCAGGCGCAGCAGCAGTTCGTGGACCAGCGCCGCGCGGTCGGGGTCGGTCGGGGCCAGGTCGAGCGTGCGGGCCCGGGCGCTGTCGCCCCAGGCGGCGGTAAGCGAATCGCCCAGTACGGCGCCCCGGACGGGGTCGTCGACGAGGGCAGCGCGAACGCGTTCGAGAACCAGGATGCGGGTCACGTAGACCGACTCGTCGTCGGTCAGGTCGCGCGGCGTCAGCGGTCGCTCGCGCCGCGCGCAGCCACCGGCGGCTGCCAGCAGGACCAGGAGCATGGTCAGGACCAGGACCAGTGCCGTCGCCGCGCGCACCGCGGCGCAGAAGCCGGTGGTGCACCGGGAAGTCGGCAGCGCGGGCAGCGGCACGGATATCACCTCGGGTGCGGGCATCGCCGTCAATGGCGCTGCCGGGTCAGGAAGCAGGGACCACCATTCGGGCGTGGTCGGGGATAACATCGGGACGCCTCCTTGTCACGGGATTTCCGGACGGGCGCCCGGACGGAGCGACCATCGTGGATGCCAGCGCCGGCGAGGCGACATCGACCAACACCGGCAGGAGGCCCGCAGGGGCCGCCGCCGGCATTGTGCAGTGTTGCTTCCGGGCAGCGAACCGAGCCTTGGCGCCTTGCTTCTTGGCGCCTTACTTCTTGGCGCCATCCTCCGTTGCGCTCCGGATCGCCATCCTTGTGCTGGCCTGCCTGCTGCCGGCCGCGGCGGCCCGCGCCGACGACGAGCTCGATTTCGGGTTGCAGACGCACCGGCTTTCCCGGGTCGAGCTGAACGGCAACATCACCTTCCCGACCGACCAGCTCAAGCGCATCATGCGCCTGCAGGAAGGCAGCTGGATGCGGCCGCTCCGTGCCGCCCGTTACCAGCCGCACCTGGTCGAGACGCAGGTGCGGTTGCTGAGGAACTACTACCGCAACCGCGGGTTCCACCAGGTTGTCACGAGCGTCGATTCGATCACCGTCGACGGTGGCGGCGGCGACGTCCTGCATATCTCGGTGGTGGAGGGCCGGCGCACCTACATCCGCCGGCTGACATTTTCCGGTTTCGAGCCGGTCTCGGAGGCCCGCCTGCGCACGGCGGTCACGCTGCGCGAGGGCAGTCCCGCGCCGGCCGACCTCAACGCGTTCGGCGCCGACATCTACACCCTGCGGGAACTGCTGCGCGACGAGACCTACCTGGATGCCGCCGTGTACCCGGAACTGACGCTCGAACCCCTCGGGGACGACGCGGGCTTTGCGGCCGACCTCAACTATCGCGTGGTGATCGGCAAGTCGTACCGCATCGACGAGATCGTCATTTCGGGCAACAACCTGACGATCGACCGGCTGGTGCAGCGTGAACTGGAAGTCGCGCCCGGCGATCCGCTGCGCTGGGGCAAGGTGGAGGACACCCGCCGCAACCTGCTGGGCACGAGCCTCTACCGCGACGTCAACATCAATGCCATCCACACCGATACGGTCGCGGGCACCGCCAACCTTTCGCTGCACGTCATCGAACGCCGCCCCGCCTACTACGAGCTGGGCGTCGGTGTCGGGAGCCTGGAGCGCGTGCGCCTGCTGGCGGCATGGGGCCACAACAACCTCTGGGGCACGGGCCGTCGCGTGCAGGTACGCGGTCGGGGATCGTGGAACGTTGAAGATGTCGTGGGGCGCCAGATCAGCTTCGACCAGGGGCAGATCAACTACCGCGGCGAGGTCTCGTACGTGAACCCGCGCCTTCGCGACGGGCGCTACAGCCTGGACACGACGTTGTTCCTGTCGCGCGAGACGCGCGGCGAGTCGGGGCTGAACCTGTTCGGCTGGGGCGCCAACGTCGGCACGTTCTGGCGCTCGAATCGGTATGTGACGAACAACGTCTCCCTCGGCTACAAGGTCACCGAGCCGGAGATTCATCCGCAGGCACCCGAGGAATCGCAGGCAAGCTTCAATGCCGTCAATCCTTCGATCAGCCGCGTGCGCTCGCTGAACTGGGCGATGTACGTTGACCATCGCAACGACCTGTTCCATCCGACGGACGGCATCTACTCGGTGTTGACGGCCCAGCTTGCCGGCGGCCTGCTCGGCGGCGACTACCACTTCTTCAAGTGGACGGCGGCCTGGCACGACTACCGGAAGATGCCGGTGGGCACGCTGGCCCTGCGCGTCAAGGTCGGCGGAACGCGGACCTACGGCGCCTCGCTGGACCAGGGCGCCGACGGAGTGCCTTACGACGACCGCTTCTTCGCCGGCGGTGCCTCGACGGTTCGGGGCTATGCGAACAATTCGCTGGGTCCGCAGGTCTCCGACGAGGACGAACTGAACTACCTCAACTACACGTCGGATGTGCTCCTGCCGGATAACCCGGCGCGCGGCGGCAACTACCTCCTGCTCACGAACGCCGAGTGGCGCGTGCCGCTGCCGGTTCTCAGGAAGTGGGGACTGGCTACCGTCGTCTTTTTCGAGGGCGGCAATGTCTGGGCCGAGTTGCGCGACCTGCAATTGCGCGGGTTTCGCCTCACCTCCGAGCCGGGCCTCCCGACCGACTCCGGTTCGACCAAGGACTGGGATTACCGCTACAGCCTGGGCACCGGCCTGCGCTTCGACACGCCGTTCGGCCCCGTCCGGATCGACGTCGGCTTCCCGCTCAAGCGTGCGCGCTACCTGAGCGACTACCTGGGCGCGACACGGGATTACAAGGATCCCTCGGCAGTCTGGCACTTCTCGGTGGGGTATCCGTTCTGATGCACTGGAGCCGCCCGGCACGCCTGCCTGTCCTGACCGCCTGGGCGGTGTTCCTGGCCGTGCTCATCTACCTGGGCGGGCGTACGGAACTGTATGCGCCACAGTTGTCGAACCTGGTCGGCCGACATCTGCTCCGCCTTGAGGACAGCGGCCTGCGCGTGCGCGACTTCCACGTCTGGGGTCTTGACGGCGTGGACCTGTACGGCGTCTCGCTGACCGTGCCCGGCAGCGGCCGCGGCCAGGTCCTGGTGACCGCCGACACGGTCCAGGTCGATTACGTGATCAAGGAGGCGCTGGCGGACATTCCTCGCTTCCGCCGTGTCGTAGTGCGGCGCCCCGAGATCTTCGTGCGTGCGGACACCGACTCGGGCAAGTCCGACAAGGAAAAGAAGTCCGTCACCGCCCCTAAGCTGCCCACCCTGATCATCGACGACCTGCTCGTCTCCCTGGGATACCTGGAA
The bacterium DNA segment above includes these coding regions:
- the rseP gene encoding RIP metalloprotease RseP, with the protein product MSSTLPITIFAFLVTLGLVVIVHELGHFLTCKLFGVYVKTFSIGIGPKLLRKRWGETEYALSAIPFGGYVKMAGEGLMEEIQDTGTWQERKYPLGTQEGNAEAAGQDDHIPPHRHFFSKPAWQRLLVFIAGPLANLVLAFVLYTGLVLGNGLQNIPFTRVGQVHEASPAATAGFLVGDRITAVAGVPVDNWGDIEDAVVPAANRQASTTPPVAVTVERDGAIVVLQLQPTFATEAGGWNVGLEPWNTTVGLVQKGGPADKLGLREGDIIVSVNGQTVTAFSQIAGIINERPAEPTEVVWERDGRQLSGQVTPEQTEVAPGENKGRIFLEPYFSYDKVGFGQGIQLGWQRTSDTIKVTLGVLGDFVKRKLGLDAVGGPLRIGQAAGEMLRWSFSHLMYFVAFFSINLFLLNLMPIPVLDGGHVLFLLLEVARGGKPVPERMQAIATQVGLIILLLFMTFVVVLDVWKVTGH
- a CDS encoding BamA/TamA family outer membrane protein, producing the protein MAPSSVALRIAILVLACLLPAAAARADDELDFGLQTHRLSRVELNGNITFPTDQLKRIMRLQEGSWMRPLRAARYQPHLVETQVRLLRNYYRNRGFHQVVTSVDSITVDGGGGDVLHISVVEGRRTYIRRLTFSGFEPVSEARLRTAVTLREGSPAPADLNAFGADIYTLRELLRDETYLDAAVYPELTLEPLGDDAGFAADLNYRVVIGKSYRIDEIVISGNNLTIDRLVQRELEVAPGDPLRWGKVEDTRRNLLGTSLYRDVNINAIHTDTVAGTANLSLHVIERRPAYYELGVGVGSLERVRLLAAWGHNNLWGTGRRVQVRGRGSWNVEDVVGRQISFDQGQINYRGEVSYVNPRLRDGRYSLDTTLFLSRETRGESGLNLFGWGANVGTFWRSNRYVTNNVSLGYKVTEPEIHPQAPEESQASFNAVNPSISRVRSLNWAMYVDHRNDLFHPTDGIYSVLTAQLAGGLLGGDYHFFKWTAAWHDYRKMPVGTLALRVKVGGTRTYGASLDQGADGVPYDDRFFAGGASTVRGYANNSLGPQVSDEDELNYLNYTSDVLLPDNPARGGNYLLLTNAEWRVPLPVLRKWGLATVVFFEGGNVWAELRDLQLRGFRLTSEPGLPTDSGSTKDWDYRYSLGTGLRFDTPFGPVRIDVGFPLKRARYLSDYLGATRDYKDPSAVWHFSVGYPF